The following is a genomic window from Doryrhamphus excisus isolate RoL2022-K1 chromosome 3, RoL_Dexc_1.0, whole genome shotgun sequence.
TTGGCCAGGTTCTGGATGACTTTGGCGATGAGGGTGAGGGTTCGAGACGTGCGCTCGTCAGGATATTCCTGCATGAGCTGGAACAGCGATGGCGACATGATGGCCGGACACAGGAAGCGCAGGAAAAGGGAGGCGCTGATCAAACGCTTGCTGATGTCCTGCTGGTGACCACGGGTCACACACTCCTGCGTCCAAGACGCAAACACTTCCTTCAACTCACGAGGGAATACACTGcaacacacaggaagtcaggaTGTAAAACAAGGAAGTCAGGTGGTGTATTGCTTGTGATGTCATGGCTGCCATGGTATACCAGTAGGAGTTGATGATCTTGCAGAGGGCCAGCTCGCAGCACATCTTCAAGTTACTTTGATGCTCGGACAAGTTGCTGCTGGAACATCGACTGGGATCCACCTCGCAGTTCTCGTCAGACTCGTACAGTGCTTTGATGAACTCACCTGGAGACACAGGAGAACAATCTTAGGCTCCGTTTCGTTTGCTTATATGTGACCTGGATCTGATATTTTCATGCCAGTGTGAACACcacaattcagattttttttttcaaatgcaactCAGGCCTCATTCATGTAGATGGAAATCAAACATGTATGCGATGCGACTGCAGTTATGAATGGTCAGGTGgcatatatttgtgtgtaatgCCATGCATACAGAGACTGTTTTCCCTAGTATTGGCATGGAAGTGAAATCAATGGTattgaacattactgacacacaGAAATTAGACTTTAGAAATTAGAATTAATTCCAGACGCGCTACGTTCACATCAAAATGTCGAATTTGTTTGATAATATGAAcaacagcataaaaaaaaaatctaaattatgaaTCGTACCATctgtatgtgaaacatgaacacatatttatttcccatttctgtgcactctaacaaaagaaaaagagttagtatgagctagctaacaatgcacgtcattagGACCTACCTATTTTggcccaaattaaaaaaaagagcaacagTGTTCTATTTATATAACTGACTTGTACATAAACaaagctacagtgatattgttaTGGTTATGATTTTatctcatttgaacatgcatcagattacaattgaatgcatcacataatcagttcacagttccacatgtccaaaaggagtaggaagaagcaaagcttattaaatcctacccctccatctggtacttttacaatcagtagccacgtttacatgagatattcctctttccgaatgacgtaccagaaaacagtgtatacatggaaaggaatattccaatgtcctgtctacatgcaccgctataatctaACGGATAATAATcaaatggggcatgcgcagtaaaacgtaaacaacatcacgtgattcatcaaagatggcggacgagattgtgattaccacggttattgggacagttgctatgcttttttttaaagcagcaacttgaacgttgagttcttttaaagtttgtatcaaaaactaactttccgctgtagtctactgatgactgctcgccgccattttcaaaacctgagagacgtctgcgtgttacgtcacagctgagcatgtgctgaaagaacgcaccctgacaactttccgtttgatcgggtacaagatacttcaatcggattggggaaaggaatattccacccctgtgaatccgattatatattcatacggattggcacttttctttcggaatgaggtgtatacaaaggttacattctttccgtttgagcaaataacccaaatggaattggaatatttaggtccatgtaaacgtggctagtaactgttacatttgttcacttcctgctttcctaatatagtttaaatgtttatttttgtttttttttttgtcacgtaccgaaatacgaggcgatatgaccatacaatgacataatgggtaccatagtaactgccaatatagtgatatgtatagcacatcatgactgatattgttattgtagaagctaacatgaaaaaaaccaTATTCATCTGGTGGAGTAACACGCCTTGCTAGCTGCTCGTCTCAGCGTCACttacagacggaagagtggatacctagctttCGATTTGGAAGACTCAAGAAGATTCtggtttgctgtcagcattagAGCTTcctagtcaaaataggtgtatcccaatgatgtgcattgttagctagctcatacagACATGGGAcacgtgttcatgtttcatataaagattgtggatgataggCAAACAGCTGATGTCATCCACAcaatgcacatgtgtgtgtatgttctcACCGAGCGCGTCGTGCAGGTACTTGTGTCCGACCAGTTTCAGGTACTCCTCGATAGCTTTGGTAGCCAGCGTGTTTTCCCTGAAGATGAGGACGTGGTGGTCGGCGCAGCGGTCCACTTCTGACATCACCAAGTCAGTCAGGAAGTCCTGAAGGAATGAGAAGAGAATAATGATTCTTTAGTGCCGCTCAGCAGGCAGGCTCTGGGGGCGGAGTCTGACCTTGACCCTCCCCGTGCTGTGCAGGATGTGTACGAGGGCGCTGGCCATCTCCTCCTTGTTTTTTACGCTGAtgacaggctccagcacggaGCACAGCGTCCCGTAACCGTTGGTAATGAACTCTGCAAACTCCTTGTACTGCTCCATGGGGAGGATGGCGATGGTCTGGAAGCGCGACTTGATGCGGACAGAAGGCCCGCCCCCTTTCACCTTAACGGCGGTGGGCGTGCTCACTGGGTACCACCTCTCCACAAACTGGCGCCCCGTCACACTCGCCACGGGAATGTTGACGAGGCCCACATAGTTGTTcttgtccttcttcttcttcttgtccacGTCTCGGTAAACGTGAACGGTGATGCTGCGCACGGCAGGCAGGTCGGCCAGGTGGAAGTATTCGCCCCAGAAGAGGCCATCTTGTCGAGGCTTGCTGGTGGTGCGTACATACAACACGTCGTCCAGACAGAGCTCGCAGAAGTACTTCTTCTTGGGGGGCAGGTCTTTGGCCTCAATGATCCACAGCCGCAGAAGATGCTCCGCCCTGCGACAGTTGTCCTGGAAACACAAACGATGAAAGTCGGCAGAGGCATGCGGCGACAAGGTGACACGTACTGGACTCACCTTGTTGGGCTGGACAATTCTCCTCAGGTTCTCCATCCATTTGTCTCGCTCCGACGCCGACGGGCAGCTGAAGCACTTGGTCCCCCCTGAGTAGGTCACCTGACAGGAAGGAGGCATGGCAAACAGCTATGACATCATCGCACAATTATAACAAGGAGGAAGACGGCGTGATAGCTAACCTCGAAGCAGAAGTCCTGACCCAGAATGCTGCTGTGAACAGGTTTGACCGTCACCTCGTCCTCCATGTTGAGGTCCAGCACCTCCAGTGCACCTCCAGGGCTCAGCAGGGACTCATGAGACGTCCACTCCTTCACCCTTGGAGGGCCACGTGTCCTGGACCCACAGGAAAACAGCTTTAGAGGTCATGTGACTTCCAGAGAGTGCGGCCGATGTCCAAACCCAAGTGGGCGGGGCTCCCCAGACCTCACAccaatgaatgaacagtgacacgGCGCCCTCGAGGGGAAGCCATTgccaaataatatttattgaaaggATGTAGTCAGCGTACCTGTCAGTGTCAGCAGGTCGCAGAACAGGAAGTCTGAAGCTGGTGTTCCTGTCcgctttattttgactttttgcccTCTTGACGGACCCTTTGAGACGTTTGCTGAAGAAGCCCTGACACACACAAATCAGCACGTTTCTCTGTAAAATGACTCAGCATGACTCGGTATAAAAGATCTCTGCATGTAATCTGATTACTTATAGAATAACATCATCTTCGTTCCACCCATCACGCCATCTGAGTATGAAAGCACCGAGCACAGCAGCGGCCTCATTTCCTGCGTTATTAATATCCTCAAACGCACCCTTCAATCTTTTCACACTGCAGTTCTCTGATTACAATGattgcgccctgtgattggctggcgaccagtctagggcgtacaccgcctctcacccaaagtcagctgggataggctccagcacccccccacgaccctaatggggataagcggcatagaagatggatggatggagtactCTGATTACTTTAGATAGCCACTGAGGCCACAATGAGTCCTGCTGTAATCAGATTACTTCCAGGGTGCAAGCAGGAAGTGTCTCCATGTGTTGCCATggagggatgtgtgtgtgtgtgtgtgtgtgtgtgtgggagacaAACTCACAGGCACTTTGAAGGGAGACGAGCTGGGACTGTCTATAGGGATGCTCTTCTCGGAGCTTGACAGGCCAGAGAGGCTCCGTCTCCTCGGAGATCGCTCAGAAGACACTTCTGCAAAAGGAAGAtgacatcagcagcagcagtagcattTTGTATGTTAGCGAGTTTGATGTGAAAAAGATGGACAAGAACGTCCCGGGACGTGGTCTGAGTTAGTGTGAAACGACATTAGGATGAGGCTACTCCCCTTCATCGATCCCCGTGCTAAATTTagactttcacttcctgtccgaaTCTGAGCGAATCGTGTCTGATGGTGACGGCGTTGTAGGACGTGGTTGGAAGACGGAAAGGAAATCTTGCGCTAACGCGATGCCACCAAGCTCAGCAAAGGAAGTCAGCCATGAcaggtggtcacatgacacactaCCTCTATCGCAGCTGTTTCCCATCATCAGAGGACCCCCAAGGTCACATGCGACTGGCCACACCTCTGCCACCTGTCGGCCAATGAGCTGAAATGGTCAAAGTGGATCTTGTTCCCGTCAGCATCCCTCAGCATGCGTCCCGCTGGTgtcttccctcctcctcctcctctctctcagGGCGCCGTAGTTTTAGTGCGTTTATTCAATCAATGCCTCAGCTGCATGCCCCTCCCCCTCGCTCAACCTAGCTCACTTCCTCACTTCTCACGTGGGACATGCTCTGCTTCACTGTGATGTCGTCAGCAAAGACCAGGATGGGACATCTTTTGTCTGTCCCTGAGCAGCGAGTTTAACAGAGGTTGTAagatgagacaggaagtgacatcacaaagtgacTTAGCAACAACAGCATCCTTTTGTCTGGTCACTTCAGCTCTCCCAAGGGACACACGGACTGACTGTTCCTCTGCAACTCCCTGGGGAGGCTGTCTTATGTTGAGGAGATGCCAAAAGAAGCTGATGACCGCATTTaggccagcagggggcactCCACAGCGCCATCGGGTGAGAAAGCAGTAAAATGACGTGACCTACTAACAACCATTTAGCTTCTCCAGTTTCTCCATCCTTGATGCCCTTCGGCTTGACATGGTCTTCAAAACACTCTCACGCCAACTTAGTGAATAAAATCTTGTTAAAGAACATATAAAGTGTGTGCCATTCCTTCATGAGTGTGGGGTAGGTGTTCTCACTGGGCAGCAGTGGGTGCCCCGAGAGGTTCGCCTCATGCCCAAAGCAGACACAAGTCATACAGCACAGTAGAGAGCCACACTACTAGGACTGGGTTTAgagtttagacaaaagtcaCAGCCAAATATGTGTGTCTAGTTTCCTACAGCATCTGTTACTTTATATGccaataatatgcaaattagccaaTGACATCTAAAAACTTCTGGTGATTTCTAGGACAGCCAATGGCTACTTCTCCTACTAAGGAGTTAGCAACAGTGGCGTCAGGGTCAGTGAGTAatgtgtggctgtttttttccattgaagGTGAACCGCTGTCGCcgtgtatattatattattcagggctcaaaccaaaaaaacagtatgcagatcaaaaagatccgctgtggcgactccgcaATCAgggaaaagcagaaagaaaagctGCAACAACCCCTCCATAGCTCAGCTTGACAGACTCAACAAGGGTCATGTAATGTGTCCAAACATTACTCCGTCGCCTGGCAAGGACAATCTAGCTTGCGGAACacgcatgggtgtccaaagtgtggcgcaggggccatctgtggaatgtggctcattgcagaaaaaaaaaccctactaatactactaactaataaaaaaaattatgtttgacAGATTAATAGCCTCTGGGAAAATACATGTCAAACctcaattccacaactttaagagtgaaagatgacaaattaaaggaaatattatatacattacagtattattcttaattattatataataatatacataatatatacatattttataacaATGGTTTATTTGGTGTCCAAAGATGTAGACAATAATATCATTTAGCGTCAATTTCTGGGACAAAAgacacctgcattgttttgcagTTAAATTAAAAAGTTGAGATGGGTGCCTCGTGACACCCCACATTTTATACACattcttgcacacacacacacacacgtgtgcacattcatagatatatacatacacacacctgGTATAAATGTGCAATTTTGTTTAACGACATAGCAGCTTTTCCCAATAGAAGCATGATTATAGAGTCTTACCTAACATAGTGGCGCCCTCTGGCTGAAAGTCAGGGAACTGTCCCTCTGAAGGGACACTGACAGTTCTTCGGAGGCTGCGAGCGTTCGCTTTGTCCAACATCTTCTCCTGAGCCTCCTTCTGTCAGGGTGAAAGGTCAAGTTCAATCAGACGTGACTTGAAGACAACATGAGGTCTTCGTCTCACCTGGTCATCCCTGCTGACAACAAGGAGCTGGCTGTCCGTCAACAAGCACAACTTCTTCTCCCACAGGGTGCCATCCACATATGGACTCTGACCACAGGAGAGGCGATGTGTCGGAGGGCCCTTGACGtctgaaacacaaacatttaaTGTAACCAAAAGGGTAAAAGTCCGTGTATCTGTGCCTGCAGATGGCGCATGTCTGAAAAGATGCCTTCAATTTTTGCTGGGAATATTCAGTGTTCGCCTGAGTGCTTCTCTCACTTGAGAACTGGACCTTTTGGCACAAGAGGTGGACTTCCATGTAAGAACTCAACAGCAAACATTAGAATTGTAGCTGTGAGTTCATGtcgacaaagacaggaagtactgGCATGACGCGCCAGGTGGTCTTATGACACTACTTGTACCACGATGCCATGCCTACTGCCAGAGAGGTGTAGACACGGCGCTTGATGATGActgcacacacaaccatgtGAAAGTAACTTGACTCTTCTCAACCTCGCTGGGAATGTTGGCCACCTGTTCTCTcactcacatacatacacacacacacacacacacacacacacacacacacacaggccgcTTTGTGTGACAACCTGCAACAAGCAGGTGATGTCTCTATAGCAACCAGTAAACACAGCAGATATCCACCAGTCAGAGCACAGGGATGTTACATCACAAGGTTATCAAGATGGACCCACAAAGGGAGGGGCTGGCTGTGGGAGAGCTAAGAATAGAGACCAGTGTGACCctgacacacacatgcgcacacaaaCAATAAGTTAGTGATGTAACCTGTGCTCGTTATGGTACGAGTTAACCTGCCTGTATTCTACTGCAAGCAGGTGGGAGTCGGAACGGTTCATACCCTAACAAGTGAAcggaaaaaaattcaaaatacgATGACAAGACAAATATCACAAACATCCGCAATTAGCCTCGCATTAGTCAGTAGGCTATGCATATGTGGTctaaaacttttgttttttacttttactttactggTTGTAATGCCAAACCGCCTATGCATAGTTTTACAAGTTGTGGGAATACGCGGGACCATACGGGACGGTAACACTTGCGGGTTACACCAGTACAGTAAGTATACTTCAAATGTGAGTGGTGTGTATAGCAACAAGCATCCTCTCAATCTATGTGTTTTTCTTGTATGTTGTGTATGAAAATGTCTTTCATCAcattatcaataataatcaatgaCGAAGGGCATTGATGGCCAGGACTGTGTGTTTCCAATCAAATCAATTTCTGTCTTCAGCCTCATTTAgactcaaaacaggaagtgacttcacTCTGCCTTTACATGATGCGAAGTGGCGGGGTCTAGAGTTAAAAGCTGGGAttcatgacatcatgtgacctgaccttaaagctgttgttttattatgtGATGTCACTTTGCTTAGTTATGTTGGCATCAGTGTTAGTAAGTTGGAAGAAGAAAGCGCCAACGTGACGTGAGAAAAGTTGTGTGGGGGCTACAGGAAGCAATGCTTACCAGAGAGTCCTCCAACAGGGACCACAACTCTGCTGATCATGTGCGAGAAGCAACAGAGAGATTGTTTATCCGGGTCCGACTGCACCTTCTGGAGCAGTGTCCTCTCCAGGACAGAGGAAGTAGAATGCTCTGAGCGGAGGACGTTCAGGATTGTACTTAGACGTCCACCATTCAGTCTTGAGGCCATGCTGTCACCGGACATGTGTCCAGTGGCTGCTTAGGATGCGGTACACGACTGAATAGGTATTGCCACTAAGTAGTCCTTCCGGGTCTCTGGACTGGATCAAAACTTTGTGGAGCACAGCCATCAAACTGCTTCACATCGACAAGTCACTTGCCTTCTCAACAAGACACTTCCTGTCGAGATGTGTGGCATCAAGTAGCAAATCAGGTTCCATCAGACTGTGGTTTCCTGTGTGAGCAGGATGTGAACATCACTAGATGTTGATTTGATGACAAGAGCGAAAAAAGGCACGTCTCGGAAGGCTTTTCACCTGTCAGGCAAGAAGCCATTTCCTTGCATGTGAGCGTCATCAGAGATTGTGTGACCACTCTGATTGGTCAGCTGAGCGAGAACAGTCTCAAGCACAGTGtgaagacaaacaggaagtcaacttCACACCTGCAGTCCCCACAGATGGTGTACAGCACGTGATGAGCCATTGGTGTGACGTGCGCACCTGTATAAGCATCCATGCATGCGACGCGTTGTCATTGTTATTTCCTGTCACTTCCTGGTCCAGGAAGTCCCCCTTGTGGCGTAAGGAAACACCAGTACACAAAATAGGAAGTGTTTAAGAAGCGTGGGAAGGATAACATCCCCGCAGAGCAAAGGAGGGTCCAAGACCTTTATCCTGTCGGAAGGCTAAAAATAGCCATCAACAAGAGAACTCCCAGTCTTTGGCGACCACTGGACCAGTGACCACATGGGCAGGAAGTTCCTCTCGTGCGACAAACGATGGAGAAGGATGAAAACGCTGAAAAATTGTCgctgaagttgtttttttatttggaaaagTAATCATAGACCAACATCCCGTTGAGCCCCTCAGGGaattttccacttcctgtcacatcTCAGCAGACCAGGAAGTGAACACTTGTGGTCACACGGGTGTTGTCTCTGCTGTCCGTGAGTCATGAGCTCATGTGGAGACATTGAAGACTTTCAAGGAGCCCGATTTTGTAGCTATTCTGGTTTCATGTGAGTAATGGAGTACAGAGTCTTGAGCCTGAGCCAAGTGAGGGGGACGGACTACATCTTTACAGTCAGACGTCATTCCCAAATGTGACGTTACCATGGAAACCAGATTAAACTGAGAACAAGAAATAGAGACATCACAGACGCCATGATGTCATCAATCACTGAATCAAGCcggctgacctttgacctaagACGGAAGAAGGACTGGTCCGACTGGGACTACACTCGATCCGGTCAATCAGACGGGACCTTCCCATCCAGATTTTCTTACCGTAAACCCGGAGCCATCCCTGCTGTTGGGACACCGTATCCGCCAGGATCCGGTCCAATAGGGGGTCCACCAGTCCACCGTGAAGAGAGTCCACGTCGCCGGTCAGGGAGTCCGAGTCCATGTCCACGTTCCGAACTTTTGCTCTTTGGGAGAACACTTTCAGGCACCAAACAACAACTTTACAACTTAACTTTTGTCCACAACGCGCGCCAACACTTTCGCCTGCTCGCTCTTGCCAAGCTAGCTGCTAGCCGCTCTG
Proteins encoded in this region:
- the rasal2 gene encoding ras GTPase-activating protein nGAP isoform X8 encodes the protein MDSDSLTGDVDSLHGGLVDPLLDRILADTVSQQQGWLRVYDVKGPPTHRLSCGQSPYVDGTLWEKKLCLLTDSQLLVVSRDDQKEAQEKMLDKANARSLRRTVSVPSEGQFPDFQPEGATMLEVSSERSPRRRSLSGLSSSEKSIPIDSPSSSPFKVPGFFSKRLKGSVKRAKSQNKADRNTSFRLPVLRPADTDRTRGPPRVKEWTSHESLLSPGGALEVLDLNMEDEVTVKPVHSSILGQDFCFEVTYSGGTKCFSCPSASERDKWMENLRRIVQPNKVSPVRVTLSPHASADFHRLCFQDNCRRAEHLLRLWIIEAKDLPPKKKYFCELCLDDVLYVRTTSKPRQDGLFWGEYFHLADLPAVRSITVHVYRDVDKKKKKDKNNYVGLVNIPVASVTGRQFVERWYPVSTPTAVKVKGGGPSVRIKSRFQTIAILPMEQYKEFAEFITNGYGTLCSVLEPVISVKNKEEMASALVHILHSTGRVKDFLTDLVMSEVDRCADHHVLIFRENTLATKAIEEYLKLVGHKYLHDALGEFIKALYESDENCEVDPSRCSSSNLSEHQSNLKMCCELALCKIINSYCVFPRELKEVFASWTQECVTRGHQQDISKRLISASLFLRFLCPAIMSPSLFQLMQEYPDERTSRTLTLIAKVIQNLANFSKFGNKEEYMAFMNDFLEHEWAGMMRYLTKISNAETLSNTPGFEGYVDLGRELSLLHALLWDVVSQLDKATVAKLGPLPRILGDISRSLSVPTPIQQQLRPFQDHHSSAHNISGSLSSGLQRIFEDPSDCRTCPGGDLTEAVVVGCNATTAQHHLWGATSFSGKDERDETLVGNRSVSMGDLQDSQRIPDAPPLVNRAGSQVSVAPAIPSELVVPLSKAPIRDTQPQSAPQARRPLQPPVKHQRSLQPLSFQNPVYHLSNPAQSASSSENLSSASSDGERLRVKGHVASDSSLDESGSRRSARSSTPCCHSPPELPPGAATAIAVPRQGTATTSTAHIVKVEQQSRGGGGSRTQCASRCSSSSATMELTPITDPVSVCCADTMAPPPRGSTQQQVASPVEAESAAMSPVERTAAWVLSNGQYQEDHLGDEEGGGRSREEGKNFEKYEMEIWRLKERLRASGRRLEEYERRLVAQELSMKTLLLDYKSRLDDSEERLKRQQEEKDAQMKNILCRLMAVEEELKRDHSEMQTVIEAKQEVIDAQVSNGSK